In one Acipenser ruthenus chromosome 10, fAciRut3.2 maternal haplotype, whole genome shotgun sequence genomic region, the following are encoded:
- the LOC117400650 gene encoding leucine-rich repeat-containing protein 3-like — translation MVNKPMPALFRKPFRVAGLTLHRALLLMLVFVEPVLTCPKICHCAEKNGMTAVHCASRNLEEIPNDLPGDTVSLFLDSNRITKIPNNAFKDLSHLQELDLSKNLIEIIDIGAFNGVAEGLRLLDLSNNHIQSVPKEAFSKLKAKIRLSNNPWHCECVLQEALRELKLDPETVNEISCQTSVQEEYSGKPLIQVLDSGINFCNFHHKTTDVAMFVTMFGWFTMVISYVVYYVRHNQEDARRHLEYLKSLPSTQLTKDFDTISTVL, via the coding sequence ATGGTAAATAAACCGATGCCTGCTCTGTTTAGGAAACCCTTCAGAGTGGCTGGTTTAACACTCCACAGGGCTCTACTCTTAATGCTTGTGTTTGTAGAGCCTGTTTTAACCTGCCCCAAAATCTGCCACTGTGCTGAGAAAAATGGCATGACAGCTGTGCATTGTGCCTCCCGTAACCTGGAAGAAATCCCTAACGACCTGCCGGGAGATACTGTGTCTTTGTTCTTGGACTCAAACAGAATCACCAAAATACCAAACAATGCCTTCAAAGATCTGAGCCATCTCCAGGAGCTGGACTTGTCCAAGAACTTGATCGAAATCATCGACATCGGAGCCTTCAACGGCGTGGCCGAGGGCCTCCGCTTACTGGACCTTTCCAACAACCACATCCAGAGTGTGCCCAAGGAGGCCTTTTCCAAACTAAAGGCAAAAATCCGCCTCTCTAATAACCCATGGCACTGTGAGTGTGTCCTGCAGGAGGCCTTGCGGGAGCTGAAGTTAGATCCGGAGACAGTCAATGAGATCAGCTGCCAGACCTCTGTCCAAGAGGAGTATTCAGGCAAGCCCTTGATCCAGGTTCTCGACTCCGGCATTAACTTTTGCAATTTTCACCACAAGACCACTGACGTGGCGATGTTTGTCACCATGTTTGGCTGGTTCACCATGGTCATCTCATATGTGGTGTATTACGTGAGGCATAACCAGGAAGATGCCAGACGGCACCTGGAGTACTTGAAGTCTCTCCCCAGCACTCAACTTACCAAGGACTTTGATACCATTAGCACTGTGCTTTAG